A segment of the Agromyces sp. H17E-10 genome:
ACTCGGCGTGATCGTCGCCGCGTTGATGTCGGCGACCTCGCCGGCAGCGGGCAGACGTGCCTCGGTCGCCGTGATGATGCGTTCGGGGCTCGCGCCGATGCGTCGGATCGCCTGCTGCACGCTCTCGTCTTCGACGATGACGCGCAGGATGTGCAGGGCGTCGAGCTCGACCTGTCCGCGTTCGAGGGCGAAGCGGCCCGCCTGCTGAAGGATCGATTGAGTACGGGCAGTCAAGAACCGGCTGAGGTCGATCGACCGCGCCTGCCGAGCTTGCTCACCCGCGAGGTATCGGGCGAGGAACTCGTCGAACGAGCTCGCGCCGGCCTCGTTGAAGTCGTTGGGCACCTGGCCTCCTGGTTGAAGTTGAGTGTGGTTCGCTCAAGTTCAACGCGTCCGTGTCTGGAGTATTCCACGCGACTCCAGTCGGCAGCTAGGCGAGGGCCCGCAGAATATCTGCCGCGACGGTCGAAGCGGATGCGGGCTGTCGAATGTCAAGCGTGGAGGTGTCAACCCGCACGACGGGCACGGTCGTGGTCGCGAGGAACCTCTCGCGCTCCGCTGTCACCAATTCCAGATAACGGATGTCGGGGACTCGGTCCGCGCCACGACCTCGAGCAGTGACCCGCTCGATAAGCACCTCAAAAGGACACTCCGCGAGCACGTACACATCAGGAACCGCGATCCCGCGTGTCAAAGTCCGCCCAAGCGCCGTCAACAAATCAGCTTCAGACCGCTCCAGCCACTTGTTCTCGACGAACACGGGTGTGTGGATCTCAATCAGTTCTTCCAACGAGTGATCCAACACCCCGCCCTGTCCCATTGCGAGGCGCAGCGAGTTAGCAGCTTCGTTGATATACCACGCCTGATTCGCGAAGCACCATCGAGTCGGCGCCGCGCGCAGCCTTGGCAAGAACGGATTGAGTTCCGGCCGCTCGAGCACGGGTCTCAGCGAGATGCTGCGGGCGAGCGACCCAGCGATCGTGGTCTTTCCAGCCGCAATGTTGCCGAGTACCGACACCACGACCGATGATTTCGTCATTTCCGACGCCGCAAGTTCAGTCCGAACCACAGAATGAGCTGAAAGAGTACGTTGCTCAGCACACCGATTACGACCGCTAACCAGTTGTCTTCAATTGACTCGTCACCGATTGCCAGGACGACGGCCATGGACAACAGAACAAACAGCGCCGAAGCTATAAGCAACCTCCGCTCGTAGCGGAACACTCGGGTGGTAACGCGACCGAAATCGTCTCCGTATGCGCGAGTGAGCTCACTTACCGTATCGCCAACCCTTGGATCCTTCTTGATCTCGGATTTGGACAGTTTGAATGAGTTCGCGATCGGCCATATCTCGGTCTCGTATCCGTGCTGCCCGGAATAAGGCCGCGCGACAGGCTCATCCAGTTTCACGAACTCGATTTTCGCGATCGCTGTGCCTGGAGGGATCGCGAGGTACTCGTTCGACGCGTTGATCATCACAATTCCCAGGCGGCCGACGAACCCTGGGTCGGCAAATGTGTTGACAGGCACGAGGCCCAAACTGAATAGTTGTCCCTTGCTCATGACCCGACCGAAATAGTCGTCTGGTAGATCGAGGGACTCCATCGTGATGAACACGATCATCTGCTTTGGCTTCATCAAGATTGTGTCGCCTAGCGCTGCAACGTGTCGCCGATCTGGCTCGTCGAGATCATAGAAGATATCCGAAGCGCGTAGCTCGTAGCACGCTTGTTTGACGCGCTCCGGCGCAAACTCGGAGGTGATCAAGAGCCCGCTCTCCGCGAGCGAGATGATCTGCTTGTCGATGAGTGTCGAAGACATGAGTTGAAGCATTCCAGTCGCCGCGATGCTCGGCCACTCGCCCTGCCGATTGAGTACGGATGATTGACTCGCGTTGGCGGCGGCCCGGCCCATTCGCTCGACAGAGTTGCTCTTGCGGCACAACTGGGACGCGAACATCCCAACATGGACGGGCGGCGTCGCGCACACTCTCCGTGGCCTCGTCAACCTGATCTTGTTGTGCAGTGGGAAACCTATCGACACGAAGATTCACCAACTCACGCCCGCGACGCGAGACCTGCCTCCTGTACCAGGTGAGGGCTTCGAAGCGGCGTTCTATGGCGACTTGATGTGCTCAGCCTCGAAGGGGCCACCCCTAGAACGGGTCACAAAGACATACGTCAATTTGCGTCAAGCCGACCGTAGGATCGCATGACGATC
Coding sequences within it:
- a CDS encoding dCTP deaminase domain-containing protein, which translates into the protein MSSTLIDKQIISLAESGLLITSEFAPERVKQACYELRASDIFYDLDEPDRRHVAALGDTILMKPKQMIVFITMESLDLPDDYFGRVMSKGQLFSLGLVPVNTFADPGFVGRLGIVMINASNEYLAIPPGTAIAKIEFVKLDEPVARPYSGQHGYETEIWPIANSFKLSKSEIKKDPRVGDTVSELTRAYGDDFGRVTTRVFRYERRLLIASALFVLLSMAVVLAIGDESIEDNWLAVVIGVLSNVLFQLILWFGLNLRRRK
- a CDS encoding deoxynucleoside kinase, whose amino-acid sequence is MTKSSVVVSVLGNIAAGKTTIAGSLARSISLRPVLERPELNPFLPRLRAAPTRWCFANQAWYINEAANSLRLAMGQGGVLDHSLEELIEIHTPVFVENKWLERSEADLLTALGRTLTRGIAVPDVYVLAECPFEVLIERVTARGRGADRVPDIRYLELVTAERERFLATTTVPVVRVDTSTLDIRQPASASTVAADILRALA